Part of the Nicotiana tabacum cultivar K326 chromosome 20, ASM71507v2, whole genome shotgun sequence genome, gcatgcattagcaaaaactctttaGATAATTACATACTACAAGATAAAAatcttaagcatgtttagtatgaagttttagcaaatgaactaaaaaacttgagcatgtttagtctgaagttttcgcaaataaactaaaaaacttaagcatgttttgtctgaagttttagtaaatgaactaaataacttcagcatgcattagcaaaaactcattagagaATTaaatactgcaagacaaaaacctaagcatgatttactcaatcaataacaacaacaataacaacaacccagtataatcccacttagtggggtctgggagggtagtgtgtacacagaccttacccctaccctgaggtcgagaggttgtttccaaatagaccctcagtattcttccctccaagaactttccaccttgctcttggggagactcgaacttaCAACCtctttagtctgaagttttagcaaatgaactaaaaaacttaagtaTGTTTAAtctaaagttttagcaaatgaactaaaaaacttaagcatgtttagtctgaagttttagcaaatgaactaaataacttaagcatgtttagtctgaagttttagcaaatgaactaaataacttcagcatgtttagactgaagtttcgttGAAAACTCATGATAAAACTGTAGACAACAGGATATATAACTGCAacatgcattagcatgaagttttagcttcaatgtgaaacaacttcatgctatattagcatgaagttttagtttcaacgtgaaacaacttcatgttacattagcatgaagttttagcttcaacgtgaaacaacttcatgcaattgtgattctgaagatgaatctAGATAAGTTTCTAATTTTTTGATAAAGCTGCTGAGAGGAGAGATGTAGATCATTTTTCACGAATGAGGTTGTAGATCACGCGATTAATATGTGATGCAtattttatatcttttgtcagggGTGTAATTGTCATATTAGTACAGATTTTTTATCAGctggctaccaaatcaataatttttaaaaatagggtacaTGCTAAAAGGTGGTACAACTATAGGGTACCGCTGAAAATCTTATGTCACAACCCGGAATCCAGACCATCGGGactgtgatggtgcctaacatcacACTTGCTAGTCAAGCCAAAGTTAGAGATTTATAGCCAATTCCTCTACGTTTCAGTGATTTACAATAAGCAGCTAAAACAAGTCGAAATGAACGCAGAAGTACATAAATAACAACTTTGATTATATACTACTACTACCCAGAATtcggagtcataattcacgaacATTCTAAGATTTCACTACAGGTGTTTATTCGAAAGAAAATACAACTGTTTATgaaataaggaaaacaataaaCTATGGAGTATAGAAGGGGACGCGAGGGCCTGCAGACGCCAAcatgactacctcgggtctccaagCAAGTGAATCTTACAGCCAACCTCTCGATTAGCCCGAACttgctccaaaatctgcacaggaagagcaaagtgcagtatcagtacaacctacctcatgtactggtaagtgccgagcctgaCCTCGACGAAGGAGTGACGAGGCTACGCCGGGGCAATCACAATATAACCTGCATACAGTATATAATAAAAGCAGAAAAGAAGACATGATAAAATAGAGCAATAACTTGCAAGAAACGAATACAGTCCTCGAAGCATATCATCAGTGTTCAGCTACTACCATTCCTTAATGCAATTTAAGACTACCGTGCAGCTAACACAGTCAAGAAAAAGTATGAacatataggttgttgcggcgtgcaacccgatcccaccgtacatctCATATTCCTCCCTTATTTACTCTTATTAACATGAACAACAGAATATAAGCAaggtgttgcggcgtgcaacccgatcccatcatatcacaataatcacaatcacagttcacccttatttcaccacaaTCTACCCTTATCACACCTGTTGCGGGGTGCAACCCGATCCCGCTATACGTATCATTTCACCcctattcctcctcaatatatatcacccttattctacctgttgcagcgcgcaacccgatcccaccatatcagaaTTAGTTATTCAGCAAGTacagaaatttcacaattcaAATCACATGACCCTTCACAAGGCTTAACTTCAAACTCAAACAATTAAGAAGCTTATACACTATGAGACTTTAAACAAGTAATACTACTCAGTGAGACCAATCCAGAATATATCATGAAAATACCGATAACCAGCCTAAGCAAATAATAGGAGGCAACGAAGATATAAAATAACTAATACCTTCAACAAAGAGAGACAATATCTATCAGGTACCAATTAAGCGTGGGAATACAAGTCGAGCATGTAGCAGTTATGACAGGGAAAGAGACAATATGTGAAGAACGGGAAAGAAATAGGcaaaaacagataaattggcggcgcataggtactcctcacctcacctatacgccgCTCAAATAGATTTCATATAGCAAATTCAAGGGTTCCtaatccctcggggctccaaaccaaacatgcacacaagtcttaaaacatcattcgaaattgctcgtgtgatcaaatcgccaaaataatacttagaactacgaatttagtgtcaaatcaaatgaaattctcaagaaaactttaaaatttctactCTCAATCGGatgtccgaatcatgtcaaaccaatTCCGTTTCTCgccaaattttacagataagttataaatattatattggacttgtaccgggctccgaaaccaaaatacggacccgatatcaacaagGCTAAACATTAATCAATTCTTTAAAACAATTAGATTTTCAGACTttcaattttcaataaaaattcatatctagagctagggacctcggaattcgatagggcatacgctcaggtcccatatttcatgcggacctaccgggaccgtcaaaatacaggTCCctgtccgtttactcaaaacgttgaccgaagtcaactaaaatcaacttttaaggcaaaatttcttattttcatcaactttTAACATAAAATCTTTTCGGATACACGCCCgcactgcgcacgcaaatcgaggagggtaaaaatgagatttctAAGGCTTAAAAGCGCAtgatcgagttctaaaacataaaatgACCTATTGGGACATCACATCTTGGGACAACTAAAACAATACCAAACACGTTGCCacatttttttttggtatttcatttcatttttcctATTCTATTGAGACTGGAGTACCATTTGATATCTCTGACTGGAATCAATTCTTTATACACTTGAAATGGTATTCCAATATTCTTTTGGTCCGGCCAGCCAAATCTTTGGTAGCTCTTTATAGAGTGAGTgagggaaaattttattttgtatctcAAACTGAGACTAGTTGTATGGGGCAATTTTTTTGTCTCACAATTTTGTGGACCCAATTTTTTGTGGACTCAGAAGTGTAAGATTGGAGTCCACAAATTTATGAGATAAAAAGAAGCTTCATACAACTAGTGTAAGTtatatgagacacaaaataaaacttttaTCAGTTTATGCTCTCTGGCAGTCCGTGCTCCCATTATCATTGGTATTCGTCTCTGAATTAAGTAATATGTATTCTAACCCTAACTTTCGATACTCATGACTAATGTTTGATTTGATGTGAACATTAGTACGGATAATATTCTGTCTCCCGCATCCTCATAAAACCATTTCTCTCACCCTTGCCTGCTGCCCTAGATCCATTTCTCTTCCTCCTTAAAAATGGAAGAAGTTCAACTCATCTCTACCTGTTTAGTTAAGTTGTCAAGATCAAACAACAATGGCAACAACACAACCATTTCCCAAATTGAAATGACACCATGGGACTTGCAATTCCTTCTTGTTGACACTATCCAAAAAGGTCTCCTCTTCAAAAAACCAACTCCTCAACAAGAAAACACTCTGTTCAAATCATTCTCCTCTCTTTCCTTAATTGATCACTTGAAAACATCTCTTTCACGCGCCTTAGACTTCTTTCCTCCTCTAGCTGGCCGTTTTTCCACTACTAAAAATGCTCATGATGATACGATTTCTTTCTTCATCACTTGCAATAACGCTGGAGTTGAATTTACTCACGCTATTGCTCCACAATTAACTGTGGAAGAAATTCTTGAATCTTGTTATGTGCCACCTATTGTTCATTCCCTTTTCCCACTTAATAAAATGTGTAACATCGAATGTGTTACTAAACCATTACTAGGAATTCAAGTAACAGAGCTTGTTGATGGGTATTTTATTGGTTGCACTATGAGTCATAGTGTAGGAGATGGCACTTGCTTTTGGAATTTCTTTAATTCTTGGTCTGAAATATCCAATGGATCTGAGTTTATTAGTAGGTTTCCAGTTCTAAAAAGATGGTTTCCTGAGAATATAAAGCCTCCAATTCATCTTCCTTTGAAGCTAGAAGATCAAGAATTATATGAGTGTATGGAGCTGCCACCATTGAAGGAAAGGATTTTCCATCTCAGTAAAGAAAACATAGGGAAATTGAAAGCAAAAGCTAACTCTGAAATGGGTACTAAATCCATCTCTTCTCTTCAAGCCTTTTTGGCTCATCTATGGAGATCTATTACTCGTTGTCGTCAGCTTcattccaaagaagaagaagtcaCTATCATCATTGTCGTAGGTAAAGTTTTGTGAcccaaaaataaatttttgacttTGTTGTTATAATGGGTAAATTCATTTTTTGCCACATTTTGTGATCTATAGGTCACGGGGTAGAAATAACTACAAACATCACACCCCTTAGGGTCCCTAGTTGGACCCTGTGTGAATGCGAAATGCTTGTGCACTGGCTGCCCTTTATAAGTTACTATTATAATGGATAAAGTTCAGTCAATTAAGATGATTTTGCAACTTTTGTTATAGATGATAGTTGATCAGTTATTAATTTGGGAAAATAGCTATATGCAGGACTTTAATTACCGTTATTAGGGAATAAAGTCAAGTTAGTTGAACGTAACAAAAAATAATCTTGTATCTTTATTGTTATACTGTATAAAGTTCAATAATCATGTGTGAAATTAATGCGTTATTGTAGGCACAAGACCGAGGCTAAATCCTCCTTTTGCAGAAGGGTATTGGGGAAATGCAGCTTATTTCAAGCCAGTAAAGATTACAGCAGGAGAACTACTGGAGAAAGGACTTGGCTGGGCAGCATTGCAAATTAACAAAATAGTTGCTTCTCAAAACAATGATGTAGTGGTGAAACTATATAAGGAGTGGGTGGAAAAGCCTGTGTTATTTACAAAGAGTTCATTGTTTGTGGCCAATAGACTGACAATTAGTAGTTCTCCAAAGTTTAGTGTTTACAGTACTGATTTTGGTTGGGGGAAACCAGTGGCAGTGAGGAGTGGGATAGCAAATAAAGGTGATGGAAAAGTAACATTATTTCCTGGGGCAGAAGAAGGAAGTGTAGATATTGAAGTTTGTCTTTTACCTAAGACTTTGCTAGCTATGGAAAATGATGAAGAGTTCATGGAAGCTGTTACTGTTTAGAGAAAAAAGATATACTAAATCACCCTCCTTTGAGAAGTAACATCTTTTTTAGGTTATGTAAAATTTGGTTCAATCAAACAATAAAGGGTTCTTTGGCTGCTTTTAATGTGAAATTGCTACTGAGATTTGGGTTTATATGCATTACTAGTTTCTTGGAGTATAGAATAAATAATGATTGCATAAAAATTAATGGGTAGTTGAGTAACCACAAGTAGCAATGCAGGTCCCCCATCGGGGCGGAGCTAGAGTGTCGAGAGCGGGTTTGGCCAAACTCAATAGCTTTTGTTCGAAACCTGTATTtgtcttaattttttttattaaatatgtataaattattagtttagaacccagtaacttaaaacgATTAAAATCCTGAACTCATAAGCTTAAAATTTTGGCTCCGCCTCTGTCTACCGTTGTAGGCTGATGTGGTAATTAAGGAGGTTTATACTTTTAAAACATTTCTTATAAATAATATCTGCATAAGTTTTTGCAAAATTTGGAAGAGAAAAAAAAGTAAGAAGTGCTGACACACAAAAGATAAAGTGTGGCCTCTCTCTATCATCCTTCACTATACCAACTACGTAGTTAAAGCTGTTTGGTTGGTGTACATTAGTTTATAGTTGAAGAGCAAAGTCTACTAGAAATTCTTTTGTAAACAATTATTGTACATGTGACTAATTGCTCCGGCTTAGGAGAAGAACACGGACATTAAACAACGTTTTTGTTTAactaaaaaatagaatttcagtcaaagttagaatttagaagaacgcgggttactgataatcaaaagattATGTAGAAGAAAATAATTTAGAGTAACCAGAGtgtaatcaggagaaaaacaagtgaatcaaaGTATATTCCAATTGTGCCTTGTGTTTACAAGTGACCAAatacctcccttttataggtatcttgaagatatgcgtttcctccaaatcataatgagactattatgaataattaaagacattgaatgctacgttacacaatcattgtaatcaatacaaattctctaacgtatccagTATTTAATGCCTATAGAATTTCATATCTGCACTCTTTATTATGGTCAGATCCAATCCTTttgataaatgacttaaataggtacgggcgctgAATCTTTCAAATGTCCTCgcgtgcctcttcctttgcctttgctcgtttcTACTGCTGCCCGTGCCTCTTGACTAATTAAAATTCTTTGACtgtttgaccagtccacgtgtctcaaCATGTCACTTACATGTATAAATGCAATTTTTCCCGATACAGATAGCCCCCCCctcccactttccatttattcatcaattgaatatttagGAAGTGAAtttcattaaaacgagaatttttgtcactattaatgctatgacaaaattgacgtttcaattgtcacttccatttaatattTCGTACACGTATCAATTTTCCATTGGCTCTGCAGTTTTTGCAGCCTTTTTCAAGGTTTTTACGGTTCCACTATTAATGAAGTGCCAGTTATCATAATTATGGTCTTTCCACCTCCGCACTTTTACCTTTGGAGGTTGCTTATcggtataaatataatttttttccctTGTCTTTTAtcacataaagcttattgaacacttatttctccaaatctcTGTTTACTTCTTCCTTAAATCATTCTTCTTCGATATGTCTTCTCCAAGCCCTAACCCTGAGAGAGTTTCCTTTACTGACTCCTTCCCCAATGCCCCTGTTAGGCACATAAGGGGAGGTAGACTTCGTAGTTTAGGATTTACTCGAGGTGGTTCATCTATGCCTTCTTCTGGTTCTGGTCCTTCCTCTAGAACTAGTGGTTCCCTTTCTCACAAATCTTCTTCTAGGGGTAAAGATCATTCTGAACCTTTACGTGAACCTTTAGTAGATGAGATAGTCCCTTCAGAATTGTCTTTTTACCATGACagggaatctcttagaaaccaGGTTTCCGCATTAGATCGTGTCGATGTTTACCCTACTCAAATTACAGAGGTTTTGACTCCTGTGGTTCGTAAGGATTGTTATTGGAGTAATGACTTTCCTATTATTATCCCTAATCCGAATCAAAGAATTACTTCCTATTTAACTGGGTTCTCTTTTGTTTACACTTACCTTTTTACTCTAGGGTTTAGACCAGCAATCGACCCAGTCATTCTTGAATTTTGCCGTTTCTTCAATGTCTGcttgggtcaaattggcccaatcatatggagggTTGTTTCCTGTTTAAGGCATTTAGCCACTAAAGCTGAAGCTCCTTTTACTTTCCCTCACTTGATTCATTTTTACTCACCCAGGCTTTTTCGTaatggtgtttttacactagtagccaggagtaagagggttttggtgagccctgaagatgacaaggatcgtggctggtatgcccgatttgttgctgcccccactgttggtttagtgggtgaagaTAATGTTccattgtgatgacccaaaatatcatctttaaattaaataaccaTCTCGATATTTTTAAGACCATGAAAAGCGGTATCAataatttctcgacttgcgtgcgcagtccgtataattttttggaaagtttttatgtgaaaaatggactaAATTgggaactagagctttaaaactcaactgagttgacttcggtcaacattttgagcaaacgaacccggataaaagttttgacctcCGGTAGTTCCGTATTGTGacttgggacttggtcatatgcctgAAAGCGAATCTGggggtccctagatcaaattatcgccatttaacggaatctagaaatctaaggctaaagatttcttaagtttgaccggagagttgactttttgatatcgggatcggaatccagttatgaaaatttttatagcttcgttatgtcatttatgacttgtgtgcaaaatttgaagtcaatcggacttgatttgataggtttttgcattgaatatagaagttggacgttcttagtttcattaggcttgaattgggatgtgattcacgattttagcattatttgatgggatttgaggtttcgactaagtccgcatcatgttttaggacttgttggtatattttgttgaagtaccgagggcctcgggtggatttcggaaggtcaaCGGGTagaaaaagctgctgaaattctctTTGGGAAGCTGCTGTTTTTTTACAGCATCGTGAacagtaccccatgaacagtaccgtgtGAAGTACCCTGTGAACAGTACCCGAACGCGTGAACAGTGCCCCCGACATTTTCTGGGCAAATTCTTaatttctgaaaatgggactttgtaccattttccatttttgtcaaattggagctcgggaagaggctattttcgggagattttcagacaaaacaacggggtaagtgttattaacttaattttggttagattacccgaatctattactagttttgataCTAAATCtatgaatttagttggaagagcTTGAAAACTCTCTCGGATATATTTGAGGATTTAAGGGTCAAAATGTTAtcaaaatttagtaattttggtatggttagactcgtggttggatgaggtttcatattccgtaattttgtcgggttcctagacgtgggccccactggcaaatttttagtgcaatttcggattttaatggaaaatgtagaatttcatatggaattaattcctataatttttattgactgaatcgaattgtttataactagatttgagaatttcgggcacgaattcgcgaggcaaagacttgttggaattttgaattggttgcaaagcgaggtaagtgtttggtctaaccttagcttgagggattaagaatTATGTCTTATTtgttacatgttaattgtggagtacgacgtataggcatggtgacgagtatctatacattggtgtcaagcacgcccgtgagtcttatactttgattaacCTGACTCCGTTTCGTAGtgtatatgctctatatgataatttctattgaggaatatgacttgtggaagtattattgttttgacgttgtttcccttgccaggatgttattgtttttatgttgtttcccttgccgggatattattgttttgatgttgtttcccttgccgggatgttattgttttgatgatgtttcccttgccgggatattattattttgatgttgtttcccttgccgggatgttattgttttgatgttgtttcccttgccgggatttgattgttgtactattgttgcCTTGCCGggattgaattgttgaacattatagagcattggctcaagttgagaattgaattgttgaacattatagagcattggctcaaattgtgatatttttgattttgccttgcccaaattgctttgtgattgttgcttgggtgaggaagagcgataaagcacgaagggtgatgccgtgcacatttatattattcatatggtgaggaaagagtgttaaagcacgaagggtgatgtcgtgtcgcacgatgtacaattccgtgccgattatattgattttatggtgaggatgagagtaaaagcatgaagggtgatgtcgtgcagattatattaatttttatggtgaggacgagagtaaaagcacgaagggtgatgccgtgcacttgtcctttattttcttgattcttgttgataattgaattaTGGCTTTCCTTATATTCCTTTATTGGTTTCTTGTTAATACCTGATATTATTGACTTCCTTGCCTGGATTGCTTTGTGaatgttgcttgggtgaggaagagtgtaaagtacgaagggtgatgtcgtgtatggtgaggaagagtgtaaagcacgaagggtgatgccgtgtatggtgaggatgagagtaaaatcacgaagggtggtgccgtgcactttctatttgttgtgttttttttgttattaacatttcaagtgtattaactgtttaaTGTCCTTTACTGTGTTGTGATACCTTGTGTTGTAAGCCATATTGTTTTCAATATCTCGCCGCATTTATATAAAGCTTTCAATACTTAAATTTTCAACAATTGTACTTTAATtaaaaagggtattttctttattcaaacgatttctaaaaataacttcatcttttcttgtttattttctagttgggttggaagttgtactctactttatattAAGTAAATGAGGCTCTTTGAACATTTTTAATTGTATTAGGTTATGGACCCTATGaattgagtaacatgagaatgttGTTGCGAAATGTGAGACGGAgacatgtgggcacaaggtgccgagaaaaatatgatgatttttattaATGACAGATTATGATATAGGCACGAGGTACCagggaaaatattatggttttgtttaatagcacgtgagttgtccgtgcggttgtgatgtAAAAATGGGCACAAAATGtcgtgaaaaatatgaaagtgggttgagacctatattaattatgattatgaaatgaggtgtcacaagatgacctttactcgaaagaattatattcgaaagatgcttatttgaaagagatttatttgaaggaaatatattcaaaagatatttgttgaaaaacatattatcttaaagattattacttgaaggatttataggtgaaagatttatatttgaaggacttgattagatgattgcacttgtatttattaattgttgagaaacatttatggtattcttgttacCTGCTTTTTATATcattggttgatcattgttgccatcatcGGTACCTGCTtcgtattatttttgtacgctatattgcacaagtttatttggtagtctggtcctagcctcgtcactacttcgccgaggttaggctagacacttaccaacacatggggtcggttgtgctgatactacacttctgtatatttttgtgtgcaaatccaggtatttgatcgatagtagctattcgttgcggtggagactcaaggtaaacttgctgCAGCGTTCGTAGTCCTCAGAttcaccttcaattgtacttatttcaaTTTGTTCCCTTTGTTTCGGAATAGTGATGTAATTATGTTGTATGACTACTCCTAGAAAGGCTtctgacttgtactaccggttttgggaattgtaaattgtttagagaaatttcatttgaagttaataaatatcaatgttatttcagtaaattttaggcttacctagtttagagactaggtgccatcacgactccttcggagggatttttgggttgtgacaagttggtatcagagctctaggttcataggtgctacaagtcataagcgagtttagtagaatcttgcggatcggtacggagatgtctgtacttattttcgagaggctacaaaactagtaggaaaaatttccacttcattcattccttatcgtgcgacatttattcagcttgaagcatatatcttatgttattttgcatccactcatgtatgGAATTGCGCACTACGCTAATGGTTTGTGATACCGTAAAAGGTTATAAGAGAGCCAGGGCTACTCAACCATTGTTAATACGTGTCGTTCAGAACTGAAGATATGGAAGCGCAAAGAGATCTTTCAGTTGTGCGCATGGGGGTGCACAGAGTCTGACATTTGGTTGATAAGTAatatcttaagaaggtttaattggttGCCTAATCATCATATGTGGATGTATATCTAAAAATAGTTGGTCGTATTAGAGATTATGTGtttcgtatgggatttctatttagcgaatGGTATTTACTAGCAAGTCGAGAAACTGGAAGAGGCGAGTTTAACTGTCatgaggatgacatgcgccaaataaatagcttgaggtgtcttatgactggTGTCGTACGAGCGATAAAGGTTAGTATTGTGAATCATCGGAATGTTTCATATGGCTTCGTGCTAAGTGAGGGGAGTTTCCTATCAACGCTCAAATtgtggggtcatgtgttatattagttttgtCTTGAGctgtatatatgtggtattgaaaggtttgtcaaaacttgtatatgattaagagctgatATTTGAAAAGAATGATAATGGGACTTTTGGtattcccgcgtccttaataattctacatttcagtatcagcagggacatggaaacaatttcagaatactcaTAGTGCTCTAGTTAATCAAGGCACTTACGTGGGGCAATCATCTTTTAATGTACCAGTGGCATGAAATTTCCtgcaatggttatttaagttatccGGTACAAACTTAGTATGAGCAGTCGAACTGCGGATGGGTTGTTATGAAaatggtgatactaggaacatctTGAGAAATTATCCTAGACTTGTGAGAGACATATTtcgtcaaagcactcaggctccgttccccattgcagttactactccacttacATGACCAACCATACGTAGAGGTCAggatattagaggtggaggtgaga contains:
- the LOC107813747 gene encoding putative acetyltransferase At3g50280; this encodes MEEVQLISTCLVKLSRSNNNGNNTTISQIEMTPWDLQFLLVDTIQKGLLFKKPTPQQENTLFKSFSSLSLIDHLKTSLSRALDFFPPLAGRFSTTKNAHDDTISFFITCNNAGVEFTHAIAPQLTVEEILESCYVPPIVHSLFPLNKMCNIECVTKPLLGIQVTELVDGYFIGCTMSHSVGDGTCFWNFFNSWSEISNGSEFISRFPVLKRWFPENIKPPIHLPLKLEDQELYECMELPPLKERIFHLSKENIGKLKAKANSEMGTKSISSLQAFLAHLWRSITRCRQLHSKEEEVTIIIVVGTRPRLNPPFAEGYWGNAAYFKPVKITAGELLEKGLGWAALQINKIVASQNNDVVVKLYKEWVEKPVLFTKSSLFVANRLTISSSPKFSVYSTDFGWGKPVAVRSGIANKGDGKVTLFPGAEEGSVDIEVCLLPKTLLAMENDEEFMEAVTV